Proteins from a single region of Ananas comosus cultivar F153 linkage group 3, ASM154086v1, whole genome shotgun sequence:
- the LOC109708316 gene encoding UMP-CMP kinase 2-like isoform X2, translating to MWRRLGFLSPAISSSKRQNRIPESLKLVMLFATDAVKDDITASRRPFITFVLGGPGSGKGTQCARIASAFGFAHLSAGDLLREEMSCDSKKGKLIRDIIMEGKIVPSEITVHLIKEAIMSSSADRFLIDGFPRSEENRIAFETIIGVEPNLVLFFDCPEEEMVKRVLGRNQGRIDDNIETIKKRLKVFEMLNLPVINYYSAKGKLYKINATGTVDEIFEKTLT from the exons ATGTGGAGGCGattagggtttctctctcctgcGATCTCTTCGAGCAAACGCCAAAATAGg ATACCAGAAAGTCTAAAGTTAGTGATGCTCTTCGCGACAGACGCT GTGAAAGATGATATTACTGCTTCAAGAAGGCCTTTCATAACTTTTGTCTTGG GTGGTCCTGGGAGCGGAAAAGGGACCCAATGTGCAAGAATTGCTTCAGCATTTGGATTTGCTCATCTCAGTGCTGGTGACCTTTTGAGGGAAGAAATGTCCTGTGACAGTAAAAAGGG GAAATTGATCCGTGACATAATTATGGAAGGAAAGATTGTTCCGTCAGAGATAACTGTACACTTGATCAAGGAAGCTATTATGTCAAGCTCTGCAGACAGATTTTTGATTGATGGATTTCCCCGGAGTGAGGAAAACCGAATTGCTTTCGAAACTATT ATTGGAGTAGAACCAAACCTTGTGCTTTTTTTCGATTGTCCGGAGGAGGAGATGGTTAAACGTGTGCTGGGCCGTAATCAG GGTCGAATTGATGATAATATCGAGACAATAAAGAAACGCCTTAAAGTGTTTGAGATGTTAAATCTTCCTGTTATCAATTATTACTCTGCCAAGGGTAAACTTTACAAg ATTAATGCGACAGGAACTGTCGACGAAATCTTTGAGAAG ACCTTGACTTGA
- the LOC109707269 gene encoding UNC93-like protein 1: protein MERSEQQEEEEQKQRGGGGGGGSPLKKEEEEEENGGRRRRRRPGWLRHNSPLFQVVVIGVVCFCCPGMFNALSGMGGGGQLDHRAANNANTALYAAFSVTLLLGCSTYSLYAGSFLYYNHHPGRQLFTVVSGGVLGAGAGLLWSAQGAVVTSSPPPRLKASYFALFWAIFNTGGVLGGLLPFLINYSRPATAASLGDATYVAFVAFMACGALLSLAVLPPSRVVRDDGSRPSDDAYYPDARAELLRILRLFADRNMLLIAPAAWASNFFYTYQFNHVNGDLFDLRTRGLNNVFYWGAQMLGSAAVGYLLDFSFPGRRRRLRGFLGIAVVAALGTAVWAGGIADQRRFGHSGGPLASPIDFRQGRRFGGPFVLYFSYGLLDAMFQTLCYWVIGALADDSQTLSRYSGFYKGVQSAGAAVAWQIDTRNVSAMSQLIVNWSLTTISYPLLAVLVALAVKDETSPQDAEKNIPNPPPSAAAAAAAAAAPPPSISVGDGGEQGNNREAKSS, encoded by the exons ATGGAGCGATCAGAACAacaagaggaggaggagcagaagcaacgaggaggaggaggaggaggaggatcgccgttgaagaaggaggaggaggaggaggagaatggtgggaggaggaggaggaggaggccggGGTGGTTGCGGCATAACTCGCCGCTGTTCCAGGTGGTGGTGATCGGGGTGGTGTGCTTCTGCTGCCCGGGGATGTTCAACGCGCTGTCGGGGATGGGCGGCGGGGGGCAGCTCGACCACCGGGCGGCCAACAACGCCAACACGGCGCTCTACGCCGCCTTCTCCGTCACCCTCCTCCTCGGCTGCTCCACCTACTCCCTCTACGCCGGCTCCTTCCTCTACTACAACCACCACCCGGGCCGCCAGCTCTTCACCGTCGTCTCCGGCGGCGTcctcggcgccggcgccggcctCCTCTGGTCCGCGCAGGGCGCCGTCGTCACCTCCTCCCCGCCGCCCCGCCTCAAGGCCTCCTACTTCGCCCTCTTCTGGGCCATCTTCAACACCGGCGGCGTCCTCGGCGGCCTCCTCCCCTTCCTCATCAACTACTCCCgccccgccaccgccgcctccctcgGCGACGCCACCTACGTCGCCTTCGTCGCCTTCATGGCCTGCGGcgccctcctctccctcgccgTCCTCCCGCCCTCCCGCGTCGTCCGCGACGACGGCTCCCGCCCCTCCGACGACGCCTACTACCCGGACGCCCGCGCCGAGCTGCTCCGCATCCTCCGCCTCTTCGCCGACCGCAACATGCTGCTCATCGCCCCCGCCGCCTGGGCCAGCAACTTCTTCTACACCTACCAGTTCAACCACGTCAACGGCGACCTCTTCGACCTCCGCACCCGGGGCCTCAACAACGTCTTCTACTGGGGCGCGCAGATGCTCGGCTCCGCCGCCGTCGGCTACCTGCTCGACTTCAgcttccccggccgccgccgccgcctgcgcGGCTTCCTGGGGAtcgccgtcgtcgccgcgcTCGGCACCGCCGTCTGGGCCGGCGGGATCGCCGACCAGCGCAGGTTCGGCCACTCCGGGGGCCCCCTCGCCAGCCCCATCGATTTCAGGCAGGGGAGGCGCTTCGGCGGGCCCTTCGTCCTCTACTTCTCCTACGGATTGCTCGACGCCATGTTCCAGACCCTCTGCTATTGGGTCATCGGCGCCCTCGCCGACGACTCCCAGACCCTCAGCAG GTACAGCGGATTCTACAAGGGGGTGCAGAGCGCGGGGGCCGCGGTCGCGTGGCAAATCGACACTCGAAACGTTTCGGCTATGTCGCAATTGATCGTGAATTGGTCCCTCACTACAATAAGCTACCCCTTGCTGGCTGTGCTGGTGGCATTGGCTGTGAAGGATGAAACCTCTCCTCAGGATGCAGAGAAGAACATTCCCAATCCTCCTCCTTcagcggctgctgctgctgctgctgctgctgctcctcctccttctATCTCTGTCGGTGATGGCGGCGAGCAAGGTAATAACAGGGAAGCAAAGAGCAGCTGA
- the LOC109708316 gene encoding UMP-CMP kinase 2-like isoform X1, with product MWRRLGFLSPAISSSKRQNRIPESLKLVMLFATDAVKDDITASRRPFITFVLGGPGSGKGTQCARIASAFGFAHLSAGDLLREEMSCDSKKGKLIRDIIMEGKIVPSEITVHLIKEAIMSSSADRFLIDGFPRSEENRIAFETIIGVEPNLVLFFDCPEEEMVKRVLGRNQGRIDDNIETIKKRLKVFEMLNLPVINYYSAKGKLYKINATGTVDEIFEKVRHLFGSLRP from the exons ATGTGGAGGCGattagggtttctctctcctgcGATCTCTTCGAGCAAACGCCAAAATAGg ATACCAGAAAGTCTAAAGTTAGTGATGCTCTTCGCGACAGACGCT GTGAAAGATGATATTACTGCTTCAAGAAGGCCTTTCATAACTTTTGTCTTGG GTGGTCCTGGGAGCGGAAAAGGGACCCAATGTGCAAGAATTGCTTCAGCATTTGGATTTGCTCATCTCAGTGCTGGTGACCTTTTGAGGGAAGAAATGTCCTGTGACAGTAAAAAGGG GAAATTGATCCGTGACATAATTATGGAAGGAAAGATTGTTCCGTCAGAGATAACTGTACACTTGATCAAGGAAGCTATTATGTCAAGCTCTGCAGACAGATTTTTGATTGATGGATTTCCCCGGAGTGAGGAAAACCGAATTGCTTTCGAAACTATT ATTGGAGTAGAACCAAACCTTGTGCTTTTTTTCGATTGTCCGGAGGAGGAGATGGTTAAACGTGTGCTGGGCCGTAATCAG GGTCGAATTGATGATAATATCGAGACAATAAAGAAACGCCTTAAAGTGTTTGAGATGTTAAATCTTCCTGTTATCAATTATTACTCTGCCAAGGGTAAACTTTACAAg ATTAATGCGACAGGAACTGTCGACGAAATCTTTGAGAAGGTTCGCCATCTCTTTGGCTCCTTAAG ACCTTGA
- the LOC109708316 gene encoding UMP-CMP kinase 2-like isoform X3: protein MLFATDAVKDDITASRRPFITFVLGGPGSGKGTQCARIASAFGFAHLSAGDLLREEMSCDSKKGKLIRDIIMEGKIVPSEITVHLIKEAIMSSSADRFLIDGFPRSEENRIAFETIIGVEPNLVLFFDCPEEEMVKRVLGRNQGRIDDNIETIKKRLKVFEMLNLPVINYYSAKGKLYKINATGTVDEIFEKVRHLFGSLRP from the exons ATGCTCTTCGCGACAGACGCT GTGAAAGATGATATTACTGCTTCAAGAAGGCCTTTCATAACTTTTGTCTTGG GTGGTCCTGGGAGCGGAAAAGGGACCCAATGTGCAAGAATTGCTTCAGCATTTGGATTTGCTCATCTCAGTGCTGGTGACCTTTTGAGGGAAGAAATGTCCTGTGACAGTAAAAAGGG GAAATTGATCCGTGACATAATTATGGAAGGAAAGATTGTTCCGTCAGAGATAACTGTACACTTGATCAAGGAAGCTATTATGTCAAGCTCTGCAGACAGATTTTTGATTGATGGATTTCCCCGGAGTGAGGAAAACCGAATTGCTTTCGAAACTATT ATTGGAGTAGAACCAAACCTTGTGCTTTTTTTCGATTGTCCGGAGGAGGAGATGGTTAAACGTGTGCTGGGCCGTAATCAG GGTCGAATTGATGATAATATCGAGACAATAAAGAAACGCCTTAAAGTGTTTGAGATGTTAAATCTTCCTGTTATCAATTATTACTCTGCCAAGGGTAAACTTTACAAg ATTAATGCGACAGGAACTGTCGACGAAATCTTTGAGAAGGTTCGCCATCTCTTTGGCTCCTTAAG ACCTTGA